The DNA segment TTAGAATCAATTATGAAAAGAATAATGACAAAATTACTAAATTTACCTGGTGTCATGGTAGAAGAGAGCAAAGAAACAGAAGAAACATTAATATTATCGGTAAGAGTTGAGAAAAAAACAGCAGATTGCCCCCGGTGTTGTAAGGGAAGTCATCGGCTTCATCAAAATAAAAGTCATTTGGTAAGAGATTTACCAATGGGAAATAGAGAAGTAATTCTCAAAG comes from the Argonema galeatum A003/A1 genome and includes:
- a CDS encoding transposase family protein; this translates as MKRIMTKLLNLPGVMVEESKETEETLILSVRVEKKTADCPRCCKGSHRLHQNKSHLVRDLPMGNREVILK